In a genomic window of Prosthecobacter fusiformis:
- a CDS encoding pirin family protein: MKSIHRIQHSSAMHWVGNGFPVRSVFDYNGLGRELSPFLLLDYAAPHVFRPGKEKRGVGAHPHKGFETVTIVYQGELEHRDSSGGGGKIGPGDVQWMTAGRGIIHEEFHSADFTRQGGTLQMVQLWVNLRSTDKGAPARYQTLLKEKIPSVALPDGAGSLRVIAGEYDGHAGTAQTFSPIQLWDVTLGAGKTVTLPVPDGHTTALLLLAGEILVNDEGQAEEGDLVMFKKEGNSIHIHARAETHFLVMDGEPLNEPVVGHGPFVMNTDEEIEQAFEEFQKGQMGVLDG; the protein is encoded by the coding sequence ATGAAATCGATCCATCGTATCCAACACAGCTCCGCCATGCATTGGGTGGGCAACGGCTTTCCTGTGCGCTCCGTTTTTGACTACAACGGCCTGGGCCGGGAGCTGAGCCCGTTTCTTCTGCTTGATTATGCGGCCCCGCACGTCTTCCGCCCGGGAAAGGAAAAGCGCGGCGTGGGGGCGCATCCGCACAAGGGCTTTGAAACGGTGACCATCGTTTACCAAGGGGAACTGGAGCATCGTGATTCCAGCGGCGGCGGTGGCAAGATCGGCCCTGGGGATGTGCAATGGATGACGGCGGGGCGGGGGATCATCCATGAGGAGTTCCATTCAGCTGATTTTACCCGTCAGGGCGGCACGCTACAGATGGTGCAGCTTTGGGTGAATCTACGCTCTACGGACAAGGGTGCTCCTGCCCGCTACCAAACTTTGCTCAAAGAAAAAATCCCCTCCGTGGCGTTGCCGGACGGGGCGGGCAGCCTGCGGGTGATCGCCGGGGAATACGATGGCCACGCGGGCACTGCCCAGACGTTTTCCCCCATTCAGCTTTGGGATGTGACCCTTGGGGCGGGGAAGACGGTGACGCTGCCCGTGCCGGATGGCCATACGACCGCCCTGCTGCTGCTGGCGGGAGAGATCTTGGTCAACGATGAAGGCCAGGCTGAGGAGGGAGATCTGGTCATGTTTAAAAAGGAGGGAAACAGCATCCATATCCATGCCCGTGCGGAAACTCATTTTCTGGTCATGGACGGCGAGCCGCTGAACGAGCCCGTGGTGGGGCATGGTCCCTTCGTTATGAATACGGATGAGGAGATCGAGCAGGCATTCGAGGAATTTCAGAAGGGGCAGATGGGTGTATTGGATGGATGA
- a CDS encoding VOC family protein — translation MIPEAAPAIHPQVRIGHVHLKVADLERALEFYTGVLGFTLMQRYGKDAAFISAGGYHHHIGLNTWESRGGKPPAPGTTGLFHTAILYPTRSALADALRRLQKAGISLDGAADHGVSMALYLHDPDQNGVELYWDRPEAEWPRHADGSLAMFTRALDLQALLQAND, via the coding sequence ATGATTCCTGAAGCAGCACCGGCCATTCATCCGCAAGTACGCATCGGTCATGTCCACCTGAAGGTGGCGGATCTGGAGCGGGCGCTGGAGTTTTATACAGGGGTGCTGGGGTTCACGCTGATGCAGCGTTATGGAAAAGACGCGGCGTTTATTTCGGCGGGCGGATATCACCATCACATCGGCCTGAATACCTGGGAGAGCCGCGGGGGGAAGCCGCCTGCGCCGGGGACGACGGGACTGTTTCACACGGCCATCCTTTACCCCACCCGCAGTGCCCTGGCGGATGCTCTGCGCCGATTGCAAAAGGCGGGCATCTCCCTGGATGGCGCAGCGGATCATGGCGTGAGCATGGCGCTGTATCTGCATGACCCGGACCAGAATGGTGTGGAGCTTTATTGGGACCGGCCAGAGGCTGAATGGCCCCGCCATGCCGATGGCAGCTTGGCCATGTTTACACGTGCTCTGGATCTACAGGCTCTGCTCCAGGCGAACGACTGA
- a CDS encoding alpha/beta hydrolase yields MKNFTRSSIPRIAKGAAGIAAMLLTCGSLTAQTETPAASVAVPNPQMQAVLDELTALNPKPLETLTPAEARKQPGPADAVASLIKKRDIKAPEEVADVENETFKYGDVDVKVRIYTPAGEGPFPMVLYIHGGGWVIADLDTYDATPRALCNAGGMVVVSTHYRQAPEHKFPAAHDDVFAAYQWLLKNAKELNGDASRVAVVGESAGGNLAAGVSLMAARQGLPLPRHQVLVYPVTDATTMDTPSYREHANAKPLNLPMMQWFAKHTLASPADAKDPLLSIALAGAALKSCPPTTIITADIDPLRSDGEKLAAALKEQGVTVTLKNYEGVTHEFFGMAAVVDSARAAISFASNQLTAAFAQKMLPIRKTAAE; encoded by the coding sequence ATGAAAAACTTCACACGCTCATCCATCCCCCGCATTGCCAAGGGGGCGGCAGGCATCGCTGCCATGCTTCTCACCTGCGGCTCCTTGACTGCGCAGACCGAAACCCCGGCAGCCTCTGTGGCGGTGCCAAACCCCCAGATGCAGGCCGTTCTCGATGAGCTGACCGCGCTCAATCCCAAGCCGCTGGAAACACTGACTCCAGCGGAGGCACGTAAGCAGCCCGGCCCTGCGGATGCTGTCGCCAGCCTCATCAAAAAACGTGACATTAAGGCTCCTGAAGAAGTGGCCGATGTGGAAAATGAAACCTTCAAGTATGGGGATGTGGATGTGAAGGTGCGCATCTATACCCCTGCTGGTGAGGGCCCTTTTCCCATGGTGCTATACATCCATGGGGGCGGCTGGGTCATTGCTGATCTGGATACGTATGATGCCACCCCACGCGCGCTCTGCAATGCTGGCGGGATGGTGGTGGTCTCCACGCATTATCGGCAGGCCCCGGAGCATAAGTTTCCGGCGGCGCATGATGATGTCTTTGCCGCGTATCAATGGCTGCTGAAAAATGCCAAGGAGCTAAACGGGGATGCGTCCCGCGTCGCCGTGGTAGGTGAAAGTGCTGGTGGCAATCTGGCAGCGGGGGTCAGCCTCATGGCCGCCCGCCAGGGCCTGCCATTGCCCCGGCACCAAGTGCTGGTCTATCCGGTGACAGATGCAACCACCATGGACACGCCCTCCTATCGTGAACACGCCAATGCCAAGCCCCTAAACTTGCCGATGATGCAGTGGTTCGCCAAGCACACGCTGGCCAGCCCTGCGGATGCGAAGGATCCCCTGCTTTCCATTGCCCTGGCCGGTGCCGCTTTGAAAAGCTGCCCACCCACCACCATCATCACCGCCGATATCGACCCTCTGCGCTCCGATGGTGAAAAGCTGGCCGCAGCACTGAAGGAACAAGGCGTGACCGTCACCCTCAAAAACTACGAAGGTGTGACCCACGAATTTTTCGGCATGGCTGCTGTGGTGGACTCTGCTCGTGCGGCTATCAGCTTCGCCTCCAATCAGCTCACCGCCGCCTTTGCTCAAAAGATGCTGCCCATCCGCAAAACAGCCGCTGAATAA
- a CDS encoding nuclear transport factor 2 family protein, whose product MNTEPTPVITRFIEAMNAQDGAAFVTLFTPAAIVHDEGHTHQGHPEIQAWIEKAWSSYSPKVELRDVLTAGPSTVFAGEVSGSFDGSPIVLKHHLTIADDLITELQIAP is encoded by the coding sequence ATGAATACCGAACCCACTCCAGTGATCACCCGTTTTATTGAAGCCATGAACGCCCAGGATGGTGCCGCCTTTGTCACCTTGTTCACACCGGCCGCCATCGTCCATGATGAAGGACACACCCACCAGGGCCACCCGGAGATCCAGGCCTGGATTGAAAAAGCCTGGTCCAGCTATTCCCCCAAGGTGGAATTGCGAGATGTGCTGACGGCTGGCCCCAGCACTGTCTTTGCTGGCGAGGTTTCGGGCTCATTTGATGGCAGCCCCATCGTGCTGAAGCATCACCTGACCATCGCGGATGATCTGATCACGGAATTGCAGATCGCCCCCTGA
- a CDS encoding zinc-binding alcohol dehydrogenase family protein: MKAISFHQSLPCQDPESLVDVTLAEPVPGPRDLFVEVRAISVNPVDTKIRGGGGPVSPGQALKILGWDAAGIVKAVGDEVTLFAPGDEVYYAGDVDRPGSYAELQCVDERLVGKKPKTLSFAEAAALPLTTITAWEMMFDRMRISATEPGAILIVGGAGGVGSIAIQLARQLTALTVIATASRPETQAWCLQMGAHHVIDHGQPLAAQIKALVPDGLTHVLALTKTEDHYDEIIEAMAPQSAIALIENPARPLELTKLKAKSISLHWEFMFTRARYQTPDMGKQGELLIEVSRLADAGQIQTTLKTDLSPINAAQLRQAHALIESGRSIGKVVLAGF; this comes from the coding sequence ATGAAAGCCATCAGCTTCCACCAATCCCTGCCCTGCCAAGATCCTGAAAGCCTCGTCGATGTGACCCTCGCTGAACCTGTTCCGGGGCCTCGTGATCTGTTCGTGGAAGTGCGGGCCATCTCGGTGAATCCGGTGGATACCAAAATCCGTGGTGGCGGCGGACCCGTGAGCCCTGGCCAGGCACTGAAAATCCTGGGTTGGGACGCCGCCGGGATCGTCAAAGCCGTGGGGGATGAAGTGACGCTTTTTGCCCCTGGGGATGAGGTCTATTATGCAGGTGACGTGGACCGCCCAGGCTCCTATGCAGAGCTGCAATGCGTGGATGAAAGACTGGTCGGTAAAAAGCCAAAAACGCTGAGCTTTGCGGAAGCTGCCGCACTGCCGCTCACCACCATCACCGCCTGGGAAATGATGTTTGATCGCATGCGCATCAGCGCCACGGAGCCGGGCGCCATCCTCATCGTCGGCGGGGCAGGCGGAGTCGGCTCCATCGCCATCCAGCTAGCCAGACAGCTCACCGCTTTAACCGTCATCGCCACCGCTTCACGCCCAGAGACTCAGGCCTGGTGCCTGCAGATGGGTGCCCATCATGTGATTGATCATGGCCAGCCACTGGCCGCCCAGATCAAAGCCCTGGTGCCGGATGGACTGACCCATGTGCTGGCGCTGACGAAAACGGAAGATCACTACGATGAAATCATCGAAGCCATGGCCCCGCAGAGCGCCATCGCCCTCATCGAAAATCCGGCCCGGCCTCTGGAACTGACAAAGCTCAAGGCCAAGAGCATCTCCCTGCACTGGGAGTTCATGTTCACCCGCGCCCGTTATCAGACGCCGGATATGGGCAAGCAGGGAGAGCTTCTCATCGAAGTGTCACGCTTGGCGGATGCAGGCCAGATCCAGACCACTTTAAAAACGGACCTCAGCCCGATCAATGCCGCGCAATTACGCCAGGCCCATGCGCTTATCGAAAGTGGCCGTAGCATTGGCAAGGTGGTGTTGGCGGGCTTTTAA